The following is a genomic window from Thermodesulfovibrionales bacterium.
GAAAATGTTTATTATGAAGACAGCTCCATGACCATAAAAGCAGAGAGGGCAAGACTGAACCTGAAAGAAAAGACAGGTATTCTTTATAATGCAGAGATAGTCTTTAAAAAAGAGTTTTTCAGATTAATCACACCTGAGGTTCAGAAACTCTCTGAAGACCATTTTATCTTTAAAAGGGCTACATTTACTACCTGTGAGGGTCTTGTGCCTGACTGGTGCATAAAAGGAAGAGATGTTGACTTTATCCGTGGCAACCGAGTGAGTGCAAAGGATGCCACCTTTAATATAAAAGGGATTCCTGTTTTTTACACGCCCTATATCTGGGCTCCAGCTCTTACAGAAAGAAAAACAGGTTTTTTAATCCCTTCAATTTCTTACAATAACAGGCTCGGCCTTGAGCTTAAGCTGCCCTTTTACATCGTCCTCGGTGAAAATGCCGACACAACTTTGCTGCTTGATCTCTACACTGAAAGGGGGATCGGCAAGGCTGCTGAGTTCAGATACAGGGGATTACCTGGTAATTATCTGGACCTAATGACTTATCATATAAGAGATTCAAGGCTTGAGAAGGATTTTTATGAAATTTTCCTGAAGCAGAATCTAGAGACCTCTTTCCTGAATGATGACCTTACTGAAGCAGGGCCGTTTTTCAGGGAATTTATCTCAGTGCATACAGTAAATGAAGGATTTTTTGAAACCTACAATCCCTTCAGAGAGGTCAGATTAACAAGGTTTTTGAGTTCAGCAGGAGAAATTAGTTATCTTTTCAAGGGCAGAAATATAAACCCTGCTATCAGATTATTCATTGAAGCAGGATACTGGCAGGACCTTCAGGGCAATACATCCATCGTAAGCCAGAAGCTTCCAGAAGCAGGCATAAGCCTCTATCCATCAGGAAGAGATAATTTTTACTACTGGCTTGAAGCCAGGGCTGGAAATTTCTTCAGAGAAGAGGGAATCAGAGGCCAGAGACTCTGGTTCATGCCAGGAATCAGGTATTCTACAGGCAAAGAATTTGTTCTCACCCAGTCTCTGAGTCTGAGGGGTTCTTATTACTGGCTCCATGCTCCTTCAGGTTTTCAGAATAATGACAATACCTTTTTTATATCCGAGATAATTTATGCTCCCCAATTAAGCACAAGAATTGAAAAGGACTATGATTCTTTTCAGCATATCATAGAATCATCTATTGGATATTTAAGAAAGGAGAAGCTCACTGATAAAAAAGACCTTTTAGTAACAGAATTCTTAACCGAAGACTTTTTTGATTACAGGGATATCATGGAGAGGACATCAAGAGTAGAATTAGAGATTCTAAACAGGTTCAGGTTTAAAGACGGAGAAAAAAGTGAATTAATAATAAAATTCTCTCAGCCTTATGATACCTTCAGAGAAAGGGTCCTTCCTCTTAATGGTGAGGCATCGCTCAGGATTAAGAATTTCCATTCAGCACTCCTTACAGAATATGATCCCGAGATTGAATCTTTAAAGACCTTTACCCTGAAGGCCGGGCTGGACCTCGGAAGACTCAGGGCCTCAGTAGCAGAGAGATTTTCACAGGGTCTTGATCTCTTTTTTCTAAACAGCAACATTTTCTATGATATTTCCCGCTCTATCTCTCTAAATTCCACGGTCTGGTATGACCTGAAAGGTGAAGGATTAAGAAATCTCCTTCTGGGTGCTTCATGGAAAAGGCAGTGC
Proteins encoded in this region:
- a CDS encoding putative LPS assembly protein LptD, with the translated sequence MHRATVKLRGKGDCRKGGRAILSVLIFFILLFFTKRGLSVTLQENEKINLTYSPYSIEISARELSEKKGIYSLKGDVKIKKSNEDGESLIQSEEVIYNSLTQEAELKENVYYEDSSMTIKAERARLNLKEKTGILYNAEIVFKKEFFRLITPEVQKLSEDHFIFKRATFTTCEGLVPDWCIKGRDVDFIRGNRVSAKDATFNIKGIPVFYTPYIWAPALTERKTGFLIPSISYNNRLGLELKLPFYIVLGENADTTLLLDLYTERGIGKAAEFRYRGLPGNYLDLMTYHIRDSRLEKDFYEIFLKQNLETSFLNDDLTEAGPFFREFISVHTVNEGFFETYNPFREVRLTRFLSSAGEISYLFKGRNINPAIRLFIEAGYWQDLQGNTSIVSQKLPEAGISLYPSGRDNFYYWLEARAGNFFREEGIRGQRLWFMPGIRYSTGKEFVLTQSLSLRGSYYWLHAPSGFQNNDNTFFISEIIYAPQLSTRIEKDYDSFQHIIESSIGYLRKEKLTDKKDLLVTEFLTEDFFDYRDIMERTSRVELEILNRFRFKDGEKSELIIKFSQPYDTFRERVLPLNGEASLRIKNFHSALLTEYDPEIESLKTFTLKAGLDLGRLRASVAERFSQGLDLFFLNSNIFYDISRSISLNSTVWYDLKGEGLRNLLLGASWKRQCWTLNIRYIKTPEDYSLLAGLELTGL